The Lolium rigidum isolate FL_2022 chromosome 1, APGP_CSIRO_Lrig_0.1, whole genome shotgun sequence region AGGGAGGTATCAAGTCCCAACCAAAGCCAAAGGGTAGCCAGCAGTTTTTCTCCATCATGAGCATAATGCTATGTTCTCTCCCTTTTCTCTCTAATAATTAGATAAGTACCTTCTAGATATCAGGTGACTATTTTTTTCTTGAGGTAATTACACGACTGATTTTTATTATGTTTAAGTTGATTTCTTAACCATTCAGTTAAAAAATACAGGTTGCAACTCATGCACAACTGAGAAAAATATGATCACATACGTAGAAAATATTAGTTACAAACTTATGAGAAAAACTGATAAAATATAAGTTACAACTAGTACGCAACCGAGAAAATACCAATTGTAGCCAAGGCGCAAACGAAAAAAATACAAGTTGCAACATATGGCAACTGcgaaaatatcagttgcaacccaTGCACAACCGACAAAATATCAACCTATATGCatctaaaaaaaattagttataaCCCCTGCGTAACTGAAAAAATATGAGTTGCAACTCGTACACAACTAAGAAATACCCATTGCAATCCACTCAAATTGCTAAGAAATCAGCTTAGATTTAATAAAAATCAGGGCGTCTGATTTTGTAGCAAAATCTAATTAGATAACACCTATTATAATCTTTTTTCACATGTTCTCGTTGTAGGGTCCTAATTCCTAAAGCTCCATCCAAAATTCATATTCTGGTTTCCCTTATAAGTTAATAATTCTAATTGCCATTCGACATTATAAAGATATAAGGAGGTCCTAAACAAATCTTATTTTTGCAAACAATTAAAGAGGTTACCTTCTAATCGTTTTTTTCCTCTGGAATGTTATACAATGACAGCGAAATTACAGGCTGACAAAATAAATTTCACGACGAAATAATACGGAAGTTCTTGAATATCCGTAATTGCCATGAATGCAAAAGGAGAGGAAACGAGTGTGCGCTCATCCCAAAACATTGGGGTGGAATCGACCTTTCAAACACTCCACTACGACTTCTTGAGTTCTTGCTTGAGTACCTTGGAGCGGTGGAGACACAAGTTAGCACGCCGCGCCGCACGGAGAGCACCACCCTAAACGCCATGCCACCCTCCTCGACCCCTATCGTGGTCCTCAGCGACACCGAGAGCGGAGACGACGAGGCCGCCTTCTCGAGGCCGGCGGCCGAGTACTTCACCTCGTCCCTGTGCACCCAAGCCGAGGTCGACGCCCTCTGCGAGAAGCACGGCGTCCCGAAGGAGTTTGCGGCGCGACCGGCCGGTGAACTGCACGCgtgcacgccgccgccaccgggggCCGTCTGTGTGTACGCGCACGCGCTGGAGTCCGGCCTGCGCTTCCCGCTTCACCCCTTCTTCTCCGAGGCGCTCTCGCACTTCGGCCTCGCGCCGGGCCAGCTCACGCCCAACGGTTGGCGCGTCTTGGTGGGCTTCGTCGTGATCTGCCGCTCCGCCGGCGTGCCGCCGTCGCTCGCCGCCTTTCGGCATTTTTTCTCTGTCAGGACGAGGTTCTGGTCCTTCTTCGTGTCCAAGAATGGCGCCGGGGCGCTCTTCACTGGCCTGACCCATTCCAAATCCGATAGAGAGTGGAAAAGGGGCTTCTTCTTCCTGACGTCCTCGCAGCCATGGCCGTGCCCCGTGCACTGGGGCGAGCAGCCGTCCAAGATCTTCACCACAAGTCCGGTGCTATCGAGCCAGGATAATAAATCGGTGGCGAAGATAGTATACAGCCATGGCCCGGCAGTTGATCTCCGGACTTACCTCTCGGTGGCCGATCTTGCCGCAGCCTTCTCCACTAACCCCACCgaggcaccaccaccaccgtcactccAGCTTTCTCCTCGATCTACTGGTTCCGAAGGTAATAAATCGCGCTCGCGTCCAGCACTCCTGATCTGTTCCCCTTTGTCCAATTTGCAGATAATTTACTACCGTTCTGTGTGCTAGGAATGGATCTATCAGCGGACGAAGCTGTGGCTCCGCCGGAGAAGATGGAAGCCGAGCCGGTCGGCGACACGCCGCAGTTGTCCAGCAAGAAGAGGAAACTGGAGGAGGttgccactgcaaaagacggacttCGCCGTTCTGAGCCGAACACGCCGCCTGCTGCCCGACCGGGCTTGCATGCCCCGCCGTTGTCCGGTTGCTTGGCGCCCGGCCTGCGTGCCCCGCCGGTTTCCGATCAGAACCCACGGCACTTGCCCGTGCCCGACGcacacggcggcgacggcgccgacTGGGAGGAAGCGTGGAAGGTACTGGATAGCATCGTCCCGCCGGGGCGCCAGCACGAGTTCGCGGCGGCGAAACCATCCAACGTCGTCAAGTCGAGCTTCGTAGCATTTCGCCAGGTACGCTAATACGTACAGTAACTAGATGCACTCTTGGCGCAAATCGCCCACCGGTTGGTCATAGCGTTTGTGCGTGTTGCGGCGGCAACGCCGGCAAGTGCAGGCCGCGAACTACGTGTCATACTCCCTGAACTACGCGCTGGAGCTGGATGAGAAGCAGAGAGCGCATGAACGCGACATCGCCGTTCTGCGTGAGCAGCTGCAGAATGCGAAGGCCGAGCTGGCCTCTGCGAAGCGGGTCATGGAGGCAGAAAGGAAGAACGCCCAGGCCGAGCTCGCCGCAGCGAGGCAGGCGACGGCGGCAGAGGTGGAAAGCGCCAAGACGGCGGCGGTGCAGCAGTTCCTGGGGTCCAAGGAGTACACGCGGCGGGTCGCTGAGCAAGCGCTGCCGGCGTACGAGCGCGGCGCGGAGGACATGAAGGGAGTCGCGCTCCGGCTGAACCCACGCCTCGACGCCGCAAGCTGGTCCTGCCGCTGCCCGCTGGATTAGCTCGTCGCGGCTGGCTCACCCCGCGGCTTGATTAGCTAGCTCACTGATTAGCTTGGAACTCGTAGCAGCTTATGTTAATCATTCTGTAGTCTGTACATGGGAGACTGCTCTAGAGATCATTGATGAAATCGTGGAATCTGATCAAGAAATTGCTGCGAAATGCTCTCTCGTTCTTAGATTCTTCATCACTGTTTTCGGCAATTTCATTGCGTGACCGTGAGCACGATTGCCTTTTTTTAATACAGAAAGTGAATAATATACTACTCCCTGAGATATTTTTTAATTAACTTAAACTTTGTACATCACGTGGAGTAATACCATGAagatgtcaactacacgcagcgtCTGCACCAACAAAATATTCAAAAACATCAGAGATACacataacaaaaaaaaagagaaataaaaaacaATCAAATATAGCTGTGGTAATAAAACAATCCCAACAACACATTCTAACCACCGCCTAAGACAGCACTAAGGCTTCTAGGAAGTCTTTTGCAAGTCTCAAGAATTTGGTTGAGAGATTTAGATAATCTGGtaggtttgttttcttttctctctttttaggCCTATGGTCTCCTAGATAGTTTCTTGCTGCTATCCTCTAGCAACAACCCTTTGTACCATAGAAACTTCTCGTAAATTATAAATATAAACAGTGGGAAAATTCATTTATTTACCTTGGAAAAAAGACAGCACTAGGACTATACGAGAGATTTTTTAAAATCAACACCTCTAAGAAGGAAATAAAGCGGAAGCGTTATCGTCGCTAGATCgaaaatcttaggttttcaccctggaggAAGTCCTATTTCACAAAACAATGACTTCAAAGCCACATGTAAAAGCAATGAAAGCCAAATGTTTGACTTTCACCCTAAAATAACGACCCAGTACACGAAAAGCACCACAAAAAATGCAGTTCAACTGTGCGCAACCACCCCCCTGGTAAGGTCGCTTCTTCAAGTCATCAAACACCTGACCGATAGGAAGAACATGTGCGACAAGTCTTCACCGCAACCAATACACTACTGCACCATTGCAAACATCTCTCAATATTATGGAAATCAATAATTTAACATGTCCCATGACACCAAACAAGAAACCAAGCTTCCCTCTTGAAGCCACACTAGCTGAATATAAGGCACGTGTAAACATGTCAATTCCTATCTAGATACCAAGTGAGACTGGAACTCGTCGACATCGGGACCGAGGAGGCCGACATGAAGCAACTCGATGACTTGGAGCTTGAAAAATAGCACTATTAGACCACCTTTATTCTTCGATTCAGGCACGAAGGCCTCCTGTAACAtcccagattttttttaaaaaaaacgcgACCCATGGGCACTAGCACCCAGGGCATATTCTTATAGAAGAAGCTAAATGAGCCACAAATCCACGTTCGAGGAGATTCGAACCAGGGTTGCGGGGCAGCCACCAACTCGAGCTAACCATCAGACCCTCCGGTCATTCTCACATCCCagatttagaggctacaaaaagagagaatacagatgtgtgcattgcattcatgcatagaaaatccgcggAATTTTCGAGCGTTCATTTAAAACAATAaaagatcgaggtttctcttgtgtcgatggaattgatgtaggtcatcgacacaagtgcgataaatttcgacatgatctgtgTTGAATTATTGTGTTTTCAGGGgaaatgatttgaattcaaattcaaatatgaaagataaaaattcaaataagaatttgaattggaattcgaaattaaacaagtatataaatataATATGTACACGTAGACACATTCGATAATTAAATTATTTACACTTTATTACAAACTTGTATATTAATAAATGATTTAaactttattaaaaataatattatTCAATTATTTACAAGTCCCATAAAATAAATCAAATTACAAAGAATACAACTTTTTCCTAAAACTAAATAATGATCTTCTCAATCCTCTTGTTCTTCTTTtcctgcaataagaaaaacaacaAACTATGGCTATTTTAGTTTTGGAACACAACTCATGGATattaggaacttgtcctaatatcTAAACTATGGCTAGAGGGATTAATATCAATTTAAGGCAACAAGGGACTATGGATTATCCTGGATCATCTTGGACAAGTAGGCAACATGGACAAAGCAACATTGAGTGATCCATTTTCCTTTAGATAAGGGACAAGTGGCAACCTTGATATATTTATATTGTAGCAACAAAGGCAACTAATAAACCCTGTAACTTAGTCAAGTTCCTAATTAGAAATGCTACATTAGAATTATAATGGTTCTCTGCTAGTACTGATTACCAACAGGACCCTAAGGCATCACTTAACCTTGTCTAAACCAATTGAAAGTTTCAGTTACACATAAATCCGTTATTAAGTAATTCATGATCAATCCACTTAACAGTACCAACAATAAAGGCCAACACGCGATGCATCACTTAACCTTGTCTAAACCAATTGAAAGTTTCAGTTACACATAAATCCGTTATTAAGTAATTCATGATCAATCCACTTAACAGTACCAACAATAAAGGCCAACACGGGATAAGAGCAAACCAGTCGTGCCTTGCACCTGGGGCAAACAAAGACCATTTGACAACATACACATGGAGAGGGAGCCACCTGTAAGCAGCTCACAGCACACATGCATATGCATAGGTGTTGGCCAAGCACACCTCCAGGACACCATATAGAAGGGAATTTCCTTGCAGCACACAGTTGCACATGATCAATCCATCGACTACTTTCCCTATTCATCCAAGAACATCACCCTCAGTTCATCAGTAGTTCTTATAGAACCACCAAAGAATCATCAGATAGATACACACCCAACCATCAGACCAACCCAAAATCCAACATGGTGATATCAGAGACGATttcaagcagctaggaggtggaggtgtGCCACGAGGAGGAGGTGAATGTTATCCACAAGAAGCGCGGTTTATTAAGAATCCACAAGAACAAGCTACTATCCAACAAGTTGTTAGACAACAAGTTAAGCGTAGCATCTCTTGTTAGTTTGCATAGTCAGATGAGAGGAAATCGAAGAAAAGGGACACAGTCATCCCATCTCACTAACCCTCGACtaggttttcacctaggaggaTAGAGAGATGGGTTTCTATCATAATGGCATTGAAGTGATATGTCAATATCATCACCGAGAAATAAAAATCCACATAaaagcatctgttcttatcacAAGTTTTTGCCTTAGCCTTTGCATCATAGGTTAGGCCAAGATATCAAGTGCAACATTTGTTCTTATTATCAGGGGCCAATAGAAAGAGATTTACCATCATAGAGGGGAGCTAGATCACCCAGCTGAGCTGGTGATTCCTGGCAAAACCAGGAGCTCATACCTtatagagagagaaagagagagaaggcAACAATGTACACATAAGTAAATCCCACCAAGTAAACCATGTCCAGGAAAGTAattccaggccaaccaagtagtacATAGCCACAACAAAGCCACGTCAAGTATACCAGCAAGCTCACATCAGGTAAATCATGTATCTGCAAGCAATGATAGTTGCATCTTGCATGTCTAATCCCATTAGGAAAATATACAGATGGATAACTCTAGTATTTCTATTGACTGAACTTTACAGGTCCAGTCAGTCAGTCAGGTAGGACAAACCATCATGCCAAGGATGAGCAAATCATTCAAATAGAGGCATAACATTAAATCACCTCAATTGAATTTAACATTCAGTTTTGACAATAAGAGTAAAATAACATAAGCTACCGAGCTTTGCATAATTAGAATGATTCAAAGTAATCAATAAGCCACCAGCATGGTATCTAGCCACAACAAGCTATCAATTAAGAACAATCGTATTTAACCAGAAATAATTAAACATAAGTCACACATGCTTAGGATGTCTACATCATCAAAAAAGGAGAAATTTACACAAGCACAAGCCACCAATGCATGATCATAGACAGAGTCGAGAAGGGGAATTAGCTCACATTGCAGTCCAGAGATGAGATGCAGAAGTCGACGACGGGGTTGCGTCCGTGGCACCATCCCGCTGGCGTCGGGGTCGAGGAGGCAGTGGCAACAACAACATCACCACCACAACTATCACAACAGCACCACCAATACACGGATGCTGGGGTTGCACACCAGTGGCCGTAAGTCGGTGTCGAGAGGGGAGTTGAAGTTGTCGACGAGGTCGACTAGGAGCTTGGGAATGTCGTCGAAGGGTGCAGACCGAGCCACGGGAGCACGCCAACGTCTGCATTGACGAGCGCCAGGGTTACGCCGTCCTCGCACATGTGTGTGATAGGAGGCGTCGTGGTGGCGGAGGTAGGCGGAGAAGGTCGTCGCAGCAACGCCTACTAGCGGCCGGCAGCGAGCAGAACCACCACCGGTAGCAGCTAGGGTCCCAATTATCTTTCAAAATACTAAAATTAATGAATCTTAATAAATATTAAATCTATCTAAAATCTAACTTTAATTACTTATTCAATAATTGTTTCTTTTAAGTTATCTCTAATCATAATATATTCCTAATTCAATGTCATAAACACTTAAAATATGACCTAAAATCTAAATATATTAAAGGAATAAATAACATTGTTCTTCAACTATCTTTGTGTATTAATAAGTTAAACAATATGCATGTTCATTTTCTATTAAAAGCCTTCGATGCAAATTAAAATTACTTCTTCCATGTCTTCACCCTTTCTAAGTAATTATTTAATAATAGGTAAGAAAATATAATAAGCCCGGAAGCAACTATTTTAGGATCCTTATTAAACAAATACATGTCCTATTCTACTAGATTTTTATAAACTTTAGATGCAAGATAAATTGTTAATGTAATGTCTTCATCCTTGATAACCTTATGTGATCAAGTAGTAGAAGATATGAACTCTAAATTGTTACTTTTAGGTCATTAATCTTAGTACCCATTCCTTTGTGTGTAACACACCACTCCTACCAACTATAAAATCAACCATGTTTTGTAATGTCAATGTACTTTACTTTATGTGTTCATGTCTAACTAAATCatgcaagtactatatgattataGAACCCAtcttgtttaaaatacatataatacttACTTAGGAAACTCAATGGAGAatgatagtaaaccatagaagcaAATAGttcctatttgaagtaattcttgttcattaagaaacatgttcttcaaaatgtTATTCTGTTGAAGTAAATAACAATTAGTCATTCACCACGCTTTATAGGACTTAAAAACTGACACTTGTGCTTTACATGTTAAGATCATGTCAATTACTACTCCTTGTGTGAATTTTTATGCTTTATATACCATTGATAAGAGGTACCAAGTCAACCAAGCCCTAATAGAACCTTGTTTGTGCCACCACTCTAAAAGTGCCAcaaaccctaaacaaatcatcacaactcactaatcataaatcatcagggttaggtcacgcttaaaacgattgcatctcatactatgcattatagcatattttccagttctttaaacattgtccttaccggacaattgcGCTATttgagaatttggagttatcacatatcgaagcttttgcctgcataatcttgcaatcaagaaaggcaagttcatcatttgctcatgtcatttgaatttatttttatcaaattacttgcaaagtactatacttatctctcctgcattgaaaagcaaatgattatttttaaaattatgaatatgactatatggtgggcaatggaaccatggtttgagataagggtggaggttccattgcaactcGGAATGTATTCACATAGCATTAACAACAAATGTTTACCAATGATTCTAGAGCCATATATTACGTGTTAACCATAATatatataatggctctagggaagtcggTTGTACATTTTTCCTTTCGCATATCAACGGTTTCCTATTTGCCATAGTTGTGGGGTGCTGCTGGTCCCATAGTAAGGTTGAGAGGCCATTAAGCTCTCCGGTCCAGGTTGGACATCTTGTGCAATAGGGTCTACGATGGATTTGTATCATGGTCAAGGGTTGCCGTTGAGTGATCGAAGACCCTCTgaatacaaaagggtgggtatgaagGGTTGCGTAATTGGACAGtagttggcttggatcttacaccttacctcacaccaagaaagtgtggacgagctcgcgactcggttggcaacaaggataagttatcTTATGGGTAAATTAACACACCgctgcagagtgtattgaattgtgacaTGTCACTCCTTGTTTCGGGAAGGAGAACGCagtaggaaaggaactccatgaagttctagtcaacctgtgaagagtgATAGACAtagtttttcagaataaaataaacattttgaagaaatgattatgaaaacttgcattttccTACGACTTTCTGgtatgtggctgtagctagtgcatgatacacgtaTTTCTATTATTGAACTTGATGAGTACGCTCGTACCCATCCGTTGCCTCTTGAAGTCCCTACTTAGATTGGGAGGCATCCAAGGAGAAGCTATCGTGAAGTTCGAAGACGGAGGGGTCAACCAATAGAAGGGCAGGAGTTAGTCAATAAAGTTGATGAAGTCAACATCTATATATTCCATAGTGGAAATCTAGTCTATAAGTAGAAGGGAACCTATTCCCTAAACCTAGTACCTAAATAGCTAGGGTTCTAGCATAGTTCTCTAGCAAGCCAAGTACCTCTAGATATAGAGTTAGTAATAAATTAGTCTACGAGTTCTTCTTTTCGAGTTTTATTTGCAGTGTTACCCCAATGTAAAGTAGTAGGAGgggtaggagccccattgtcatgCCTCACTGAGCGATGCATCCCTGCCAGCTGTCACTCCTCGCGCTGCCAACCTCCAAACAAGGAGGGGTAGGAGCCCCGTGATACGTCGTaatcgtatctataatttttgatgctccatgcttgttttacaccaattgctatatgttttgtttacacttcattgcactttatacatttgggatttctattttcgtgccctcaggtccttagttctactcagttttccccagctccttagattttcctcagttttctccaagcccttgtttgaaacccgcagaagcagctcagacggcaggattcccgtttagttgaccgttctgtcatgtgtggggccgcgtcgtgtggggccggtagaaagggaccgcgtgggacgaggacgagaccgcgtttggttgcgcacgtgagcgggagctgggttccgtctctctcggccccaaattggcattattaagagcaccttttccccctcttttctctctcgtccttttcaccaaataagtatcaaatctagagaagtttgcatttctgtctttcttcaattatttgtgccttttggccctcgttgtttgcccaatatggcagcaaatctagtagggatcccaatctagtactccctctggtccatatgtatgtagttaaatctagaagcaaatctccagggtaatgtacgataaattcacgagtcatagtaaatcgagaa contains the following coding sequences:
- the LOC124659466 gene encoding uncharacterized protein LOC124659466, whose product is MPPSSTPIVVLSDTESGDDEAAFSRPAAEYFTSSLCTQAEVDALCEKHGVPKEFAARPAGELHACTPPPPGAVCVYAHALESGLRFPLHPFFSEALSHFGLAPGQLTPNGWRVLVGFVVICRSAGVPPSLAAFRHFFSVRTRFWSFFVSKNGAGALFTGLTHSKSDREWKRGFFFLTSSQPWPCPVHWGEQPSKIFTTSPVLSSQDNKSVAKIVYSHGPAVDLRTYLSVADLAAAFSTNPTEAPPPPSLQLSPRSTGSEGMDLSADEAVAPPEKMEAEPVGDTPQLSSKKRKLEEVATAKDGLRRSEPNTPPAARPGLHAPPLSGCLAPGLRAPPVSDQNPRHLPVPDAHGGDGADWEEAWKVLDSIVPPGRQHEFAAAKPSNVVKSSFVAFLQAANYVSYSLNYALELDEKQRAHERDIAVLREQLQNAKAERKNAQAELAAARQATAAEVESAKTAAVQQFLGSKEYTRRVAEQALPAYERGAEDMKGVALRLNPRLDAASWSCRCPLD